The following proteins come from a genomic window of Pyxidicoccus sp. MSG2:
- a CDS encoding TSUP family transporter: MDVDVSTLHIILLCLAAMTAGLVDAIAGGGGLITLPALLAAGLPPHVALGTNKGQSVFGTFAALVRFSRAGLVDGKLARVTFPFGLAGALAGAALVLLVKPEVLKPLVLVLLIAVAVFLTFRKAPRPGDAPEPGPRPRAQAIGALIALGLGTYDGFFGPGTGTFLIVAFSTLLGHGLARASADAKVVNFASNLASMTMFALKGVVLWKVALPMAAAQFSGAYVGAHLAVKGGDKLVRRVVLGVVLALVLKLGRDVVMG; encoded by the coding sequence GTGGACGTGGACGTCAGCACGCTGCACATCATCCTGCTCTGTCTCGCCGCGATGACGGCGGGCCTCGTGGACGCCATCGCCGGGGGCGGCGGGCTCATCACCCTGCCCGCGCTGCTGGCCGCCGGCCTGCCGCCCCACGTGGCGCTGGGCACCAACAAGGGCCAGTCCGTCTTCGGCACCTTCGCCGCGCTGGTGCGCTTCTCCCGCGCCGGGCTGGTGGACGGGAAGCTGGCGCGGGTGACGTTCCCCTTCGGCCTCGCGGGCGCCCTCGCGGGAGCCGCGCTGGTGCTGCTGGTGAAGCCGGAGGTGCTCAAGCCGCTGGTGCTCGTGCTGCTCATCGCGGTGGCGGTGTTCCTCACCTTCCGCAAGGCCCCGCGCCCCGGCGACGCGCCCGAGCCCGGGCCGCGCCCGCGCGCGCAGGCCATTGGCGCGCTCATCGCGCTGGGGCTGGGCACCTATGACGGCTTCTTCGGGCCGGGCACCGGCACCTTCCTCATCGTGGCCTTCTCCACGCTGCTGGGCCACGGCCTGGCGCGCGCGTCCGCGGACGCGAAGGTGGTGAACTTCGCCTCCAACCTCGCCTCCATGACGATGTTCGCCCTCAAGGGCGTGGTGCTGTGGAAGGTGGCGCTGCCCATGGCCGCGGCCCAGTTCTCCGGCGCGTACGTCGGCGCCCACCTCGCGGTGAAGGGCGGCGACAAGCTGGTGCGCAGGGTGGTGCTCGGCGTGGTGCTGGCGCTGGTGCTGAAGCTGGGGCGCGACGTGGTGATGGGCTGA
- a CDS encoding biotin/lipoyl-containing protein, with translation MRYFTKQQGQKEAVPVDLEPLGNDQYRVTVNGKTYQVDALMLEHGTMTMLVDGQSYGVEFEENGDEVGVLLRGQVNRFDVADERRLRLRAGNAAFSVEGKQLVTAPMPGKVVKVLVKVGDEVKEGQGLVVVEAMKMENELKSPKAGKVTELFAKEGTAVENNAKLVVVE, from the coding sequence ATGCGTTACTTCACGAAGCAGCAGGGCCAGAAGGAAGCCGTGCCGGTGGACCTGGAGCCACTGGGCAATGACCAGTACAGGGTGACGGTCAACGGCAAGACGTACCAGGTGGACGCGCTCATGTTGGAGCACGGCACCATGACCATGCTGGTGGACGGCCAGTCCTACGGCGTCGAGTTCGAGGAGAACGGCGACGAGGTGGGCGTCCTCCTGCGCGGCCAGGTGAACCGCTTCGACGTGGCGGACGAGCGCCGCCTGCGCCTGCGCGCGGGCAACGCGGCCTTCTCCGTGGAGGGCAAGCAGCTCGTCACCGCGCCCATGCCCGGCAAGGTGGTGAAGGTGCTGGTGAAGGTGGGCGACGAGGTGAAGGAGGGCCAGGGGCTGGTGGTGGTGGAGGCGATGAAGATGGAGAACGAGCTCAAGAGCCCCAAGGCCGGCAAGGTGACGGAGCTGTTCGCCAAGGAAGGCACCGCCGTGGAGAACAACGCGAAGCTGGTGGTGGTGGAGTAG
- a CDS encoding neutral/alkaline non-lysosomal ceramidase N-terminal domain-containing protein: MSFLRRVPWRSLIPLVLLTVGAAYSLASWNWCGVWAERAPVLLSQAHGEGPLRAGAARVALVPPFPVVVAGYAPPRPEAGQADPPLHARAVVLEAGGTRVGLVSLELLSVTSEVLERVRAQASASGLGEVLVMATHTHSSMGGYDSRLVAQLVGTGRYRQESVDAITTAAVAALTRAAASLTDVKLEVGEVREPGLVYTRSGGTAPDGALTRAVLRGPAGPVAELLLFAAHPTMVPRQRTSVDPDYPGRLSSLRESEGSGVTLLLQGTVGNASVAFSEGQGLERVSGFARALAALAGKVALSPVGDPVRLSLARVEVAMPRPDASRLVPSLTRAAGDNLLCGSAQRVAEVGALALGPLELLAVPGEPTVDAGAELVRRTGATGVLGLTDGYVGYVEAPALVQDGRGESMRQYFGPALLERLAVAAELAARTAGFTR, translated from the coding sequence ATGTCCTTCCTGCGACGCGTTCCCTGGCGTTCCCTGATTCCCCTGGTTCTGCTCACGGTGGGCGCCGCGTACTCGCTGGCGTCCTGGAACTGGTGTGGCGTCTGGGCGGAGCGCGCGCCCGTGCTTCTTTCTCAAGCCCATGGCGAAGGGCCGCTGCGCGCGGGCGCGGCGAGGGTGGCGCTCGTGCCGCCCTTCCCGGTGGTGGTGGCCGGCTACGCGCCGCCCCGTCCCGAGGCAGGCCAGGCGGACCCTCCGCTGCACGCGCGCGCGGTGGTGCTGGAGGCGGGTGGGACGCGCGTGGGGCTGGTGTCGCTGGAGCTGCTGTCCGTCACCAGCGAGGTGCTGGAGCGCGTGCGCGCGCAGGCCTCCGCGTCGGGGCTGGGCGAGGTGCTGGTGATGGCCACGCACACGCACTCGTCCATGGGAGGTTATGACTCGCGGCTGGTGGCGCAGCTCGTGGGCACCGGCCGGTACCGTCAGGAGTCGGTGGATGCCATCACCACCGCGGCGGTGGCGGCGCTGACCCGGGCGGCGGCGTCGCTCACCGACGTGAAGCTGGAGGTGGGGGAGGTGCGCGAGCCGGGCCTCGTCTACACGCGCAGCGGCGGGACGGCTCCGGATGGGGCGCTGACGCGCGCGGTGCTGCGGGGGCCGGCGGGGCCGGTGGCGGAGCTGCTCCTGTTCGCCGCGCACCCGACGATGGTGCCGCGCCAGCGGACGTCGGTGGACCCGGACTACCCCGGGCGCCTCAGCTCGCTGCGCGAGTCCGAGGGCAGCGGCGTGACGCTGCTGTTGCAGGGGACGGTGGGCAATGCCTCCGTGGCCTTCTCGGAAGGGCAGGGGCTGGAGCGCGTGTCCGGCTTCGCGCGGGCGCTGGCGGCGCTGGCGGGCAAGGTGGCGCTGTCGCCAGTGGGGGACCCGGTGCGCCTGTCGCTGGCGCGCGTGGAGGTGGCGATGCCGCGGCCGGATGCGTCGCGGCTGGTGCCGTCGCTGACTCGCGCCGCCGGGGACAACCTGCTGTGCGGCTCCGCACAGCGCGTGGCGGAGGTGGGGGCGCTGGCGTTGGGGCCGCTGGAGCTGCTGGCCGTGCCGGGCGAGCCCACGGTGGACGCGGGCGCGGAGCTGGTGCGGCGCACCGGCGCCACGGGCGTGCTGGGACTGACGGACGGGTACGTGGGCTATGTGGAGGCGCCGGCGCTGGTGCAGGACGGGCGTGGTGAGTCCATGCGCCAGTACTTCGGGCCGGCCCTGCTGGAGCGGCTGGCCGTGGCGGCGGAGCTGGCGGCGCGCACTGCGGGCTTCACGCGCTGA
- a CDS encoding J domain-containing protein — protein MAAPAAPGPAVVAADASPFAVPSQGQLDQLSPIRLYGRVAAGEQTGLLLLTLPDRVVHIHFRKGNPEFVDSSHPEDALGTSLMGAKLLTPEQLQQAESARARFGGDLLAALFGLGLLQPASAFTHLAQRAVLILARGLRADSGSFTFEPRDLPGQKAMPLGNRWAVLSDAVRRLPPTDLKRRLTPVLQLPIMKSGGLVAASELRLTPHEVRTLAVIDGVRSVTQLLNDFPQDGDHLLRIAFLLRELDAVSFAAPARSAAVAPPPGATPQPAAPQPAAAATPQRPAAPQPAAAATPQRPTAPQPAPGAPRPPPVVGPTAASPPRPAGAAPGAPAQPGAARPAPPVMHAAPGAAAAPRPASPPPGAARPPGATPPTVTATQPRPASAAPTAPAAPATGPGAEEIPALRQLVMALKQQNHFQRLGLTEQTNSSAVKIAYFRLAKLYHPDTLPQGAPPELEKLKAEVFAYIGDAYRMLSDDKSRAQYIEDLKAGGGAGTEVDINSILMAEELFQKSCILVKARKFAEAVKMLDEAIRLNSEEAEFYAWRGYARFFTAADKKAAQPEASREIQNAIKRNERCAPAHYFLGVIAKLCGDAPGALKHFKRTVDLQPDHIDAQREIRMATQKK, from the coding sequence ATGGCCGCGCCGGCCGCGCCCGGCCCCGCCGTCGTGGCGGCGGACGCCTCGCCCTTCGCGGTTCCGTCCCAGGGACAGCTCGACCAGCTCTCCCCCATCCGCCTCTATGGCCGCGTCGCCGCCGGGGAGCAGACGGGGCTGCTGTTGCTCACGCTGCCGGACCGGGTGGTCCACATCCACTTCCGCAAGGGCAACCCGGAGTTCGTCGACTCGTCGCATCCGGAGGACGCGCTCGGCACGTCCCTGATGGGAGCGAAGCTCCTCACGCCCGAGCAGCTCCAGCAGGCAGAGTCCGCGCGAGCGCGCTTCGGCGGGGACCTGCTCGCGGCGCTCTTCGGGCTGGGCCTCTTGCAGCCGGCCAGCGCCTTCACGCACCTGGCCCAGCGCGCGGTGCTCATCCTGGCCAGGGGCCTGCGCGCCGACTCCGGCTCCTTCACCTTCGAGCCGCGCGACCTGCCGGGGCAGAAGGCGATGCCGCTCGGGAACCGCTGGGCGGTGCTGAGCGATGCCGTGCGCCGCCTGCCGCCCACGGACCTCAAGCGGCGGCTGACCCCGGTGCTCCAGCTCCCCATCATGAAGTCCGGCGGGCTGGTGGCCGCGAGCGAGCTGCGCCTCACCCCGCATGAGGTCCGCACGCTCGCCGTCATCGACGGCGTGCGCTCGGTGACGCAGCTGCTGAACGACTTCCCGCAGGACGGCGACCACCTGCTGCGCATCGCCTTCCTGCTCCGGGAGCTGGACGCGGTGTCCTTCGCCGCGCCCGCGAGGAGCGCCGCTGTCGCGCCGCCTCCCGGGGCCACGCCCCAGCCCGCCGCGCCCCAGCCCGCGGCCGCCGCAACGCCGCAGCGCCCTGCCGCGCCCCAGCCCGCGGCCGCCGCCACGCCGCAGCGGCCCACCGCGCCCCAGCCCGCGCCCGGCGCGCCTCGCCCGCCGCCTGTCGTGGGCCCGACCGCCGCGAGCCCGCCCCGCCCCGCTGGCGCCGCTCCAGGCGCACCCGCCCAACCCGGCGCCGCGCGTCCCGCTCCGCCCGTGATGCACGCGGCCCCCGGAGCCGCCGCGGCGCCCCGTCCCGCGAGCCCGCCGCCCGGAGCCGCGCGGCCTCCCGGAGCGACGCCTCCCACCGTCACCGCGACGCAGCCCCGTCCCGCCAGCGCGGCGCCCACCGCCCCGGCGGCGCCCGCGACAGGCCCGGGCGCGGAAGAGATTCCCGCGCTGCGCCAGCTGGTCATGGCGCTGAAGCAGCAGAACCACTTCCAGCGGCTCGGGCTGACGGAGCAGACGAACTCGAGCGCGGTGAAGATTGCCTACTTCCGCCTGGCGAAGCTGTACCACCCGGACACGCTGCCGCAGGGCGCGCCGCCGGAGCTGGAGAAGCTGAAGGCGGAGGTCTTCGCGTACATCGGCGACGCCTACCGGATGCTCTCGGACGACAAGAGCCGCGCGCAGTACATCGAGGATTTGAAGGCGGGTGGCGGCGCCGGCACCGAGGTGGACATCAACTCCATCCTCATGGCCGAGGAGCTGTTCCAGAAGTCCTGCATCCTCGTGAAGGCGCGCAAGTTCGCCGAGGCCGTGAAGATGCTGGATGAGGCCATCAGGCTGAACTCGGAGGAGGCGGAGTTCTACGCGTGGCGGGGCTACGCGCGCTTCTTCACGGCGGCGGACAAGAAGGCGGCGCAGCCGGAGGCGTCCCGCGAAATCCAGAACGCCATCAAGCGCAATGAGCGCTGCGCGCCCGCGCACTACTTCCTGGGGGTGATTGCCAAGCTGTGTGGCGACGCTCCGGGAGCCCTGAAGCACTTCAAGCGGACCGTGGACCTTCAGCCAGACCACATCGACGCGCAGCGGGAGATCCGCATGGCGACGCAGAAGAAGTAG
- a CDS encoding YfbM family protein: MEMLCTLRSATEAQRNALLQAPQSLEAFLDDEEDFGDSKGAAFVELDIGEAWHGLQYLLTGTPWEGAAPLDFLVRGGEDVGDIPSDEGTARIFTPAQAKALAQALQKVPEATLRRRYDPVEMQAQDIYPGTWEEPEEDVDPLEELLSYFEELQKFVATVAKRGDALLVHIG; this comes from the coding sequence ATGGAGATGCTCTGCACCCTTCGCAGCGCCACGGAGGCGCAGCGCAACGCCCTGCTCCAGGCGCCCCAGAGCCTGGAGGCCTTCCTCGACGACGAGGAGGACTTCGGCGATTCGAAGGGCGCGGCATTCGTGGAGCTGGACATCGGCGAGGCGTGGCACGGCCTCCAGTACCTGCTCACCGGCACGCCCTGGGAAGGCGCGGCGCCGCTGGACTTCCTGGTGCGCGGCGGCGAGGACGTGGGGGACATCCCCTCGGACGAGGGCACCGCGCGCATCTTCACGCCCGCGCAGGCGAAGGCGCTCGCCCAGGCGCTCCAGAAGGTGCCCGAGGCCACGCTGCGCCGCCGGTATGACCCGGTGGAGATGCAGGCCCAGGACATCTACCCCGGCACCTGGGAGGAGCCCGAGGAGGACGTGGACCCGCTGGAGGAATTGCTCTCCTACTTCGAGGAGCTCCAGAAGTTCGTGGCCACGGTGGCGAAGCGCGGGGACGCGCTGCTGGTGCACATCGGCTGA
- the purF gene encoding amidophosphoribosyltransferase — protein MCGIFGIVGHAEASNLTYLGLHALQHRGQESAGIVSSDGSSLRAHRQMGLVADIFDAPVLAGLPGQAAIGHVRYSTAGGSALKNAQPLFVQYAGGQCAIAHNGNLVNAAELKGLLEADGAIFQSDADTEVIMHLLARSKQPTFEQKLVEALRRVKGAYSILVLTENKLVAVRDPMGIRPLVLGRMKEGAYVLASETTALDLIEADIVRELEPGELLVIENGVMRTSRPFEEPKRLAQCIFEHVYFARPDSTLFGNNVYEVRKRLGMQLAREQPAEADLVIAVPDSGVAAAIGYSQQSGIPYDVGLIRSHYVGRTFIEPQQSIRHFGVKLKLSAVRQVLKGKRVVVVDDSIVRGTTSRKIVKMIKAAGAVEVHLRISSPPTKWPCYYGIDTPSRQELIAATHTTDEIAKYVTADSLGYISIEGLGEAVGDKKRDKFCTACFSGQYLMGELTAPAEAPTKLIA, from the coding sequence ATGTGCGGCATCTTCGGAATCGTGGGGCACGCAGAGGCCTCCAACCTGACGTACCTGGGACTGCATGCCCTCCAGCATCGCGGGCAGGAGTCCGCGGGCATCGTGTCCTCTGACGGCAGCTCCCTGCGCGCACACCGGCAGATGGGGCTGGTCGCGGACATCTTCGACGCGCCGGTGCTTGCTGGCCTGCCTGGGCAGGCGGCAATCGGGCACGTGCGCTACTCCACCGCGGGCGGCAGTGCGCTCAAGAACGCGCAGCCCCTCTTCGTGCAGTACGCGGGCGGCCAGTGCGCCATCGCGCACAACGGCAACCTGGTCAACGCGGCCGAGCTGAAGGGACTGCTCGAGGCCGACGGCGCCATCTTCCAGTCGGACGCGGACACGGAGGTCATCATGCACCTCCTGGCCCGCTCCAAGCAGCCGACCTTCGAGCAGAAGCTCGTGGAGGCGCTGCGCCGGGTGAAGGGTGCGTACAGCATCCTGGTCCTCACGGAGAACAAGCTCGTCGCCGTGAGAGACCCGATGGGCATCCGCCCGCTGGTGCTGGGGCGGATGAAGGAAGGCGCGTACGTGCTCGCCAGCGAGACGACGGCGCTGGACCTCATCGAAGCGGACATCGTGCGCGAGCTGGAGCCGGGCGAGCTGCTCGTCATCGAGAACGGTGTCATGCGCACCAGCCGGCCCTTCGAGGAGCCGAAGCGGCTGGCCCAGTGCATCTTCGAGCACGTGTACTTCGCGCGCCCGGACTCCACGCTGTTCGGCAACAACGTGTACGAGGTGCGCAAGCGCCTGGGCATGCAGCTCGCGCGCGAGCAGCCGGCCGAGGCCGACCTGGTCATCGCGGTGCCGGACTCGGGTGTGGCGGCGGCCATCGGCTACTCGCAGCAGAGCGGGATTCCGTATGACGTGGGCCTCATCCGCAGCCACTACGTGGGCCGCACCTTCATCGAGCCGCAGCAGTCCATCCGTCACTTCGGCGTGAAGCTGAAGCTGTCGGCGGTGCGGCAGGTGCTGAAGGGCAAGCGCGTGGTGGTGGTGGATGACTCCATCGTCCGTGGCACCACGAGCCGCAAGATCGTGAAGATGATCAAGGCCGCGGGCGCGGTGGAGGTGCACCTGCGCATCTCCTCTCCGCCGACGAAGTGGCCCTGCTACTACGGCATCGACACGCCGAGCCGCCAGGAGCTCATCGCCGCCACGCACACCACCGACGAGATTGCGAAGTACGTCACGGCGGACTCGCTCGGCTACATCTCCATCGAGGGCCTGGGCGAGGCGGTGGGCGACAAGAAGCGCGACAAGTTCTGCACCGCGTGCTTCTCCGGGCAGTACCTCATGGGCGAGCTGACCGCGCCCGCGGAAGCGCCCACCAAGCTGATTGCCTGA
- a CDS encoding ferritin-like domain-containing protein → MTPMSLRRLFSRALRASLVTPLVLAGCDGDDLDLTGYSAPACEDGSLAVSGLSLATPVDVVQLRGIGSNPGSADPHREAVVSSSGTPCATASNVPACTSALASLTSETGFNTSCLDVCSAFYVATTRGDEVKAHASLEALRALLGTIDTTQEAALLAFAEGYDLSCQTLARGAVRAEPDGRFSVIGTTGFACGEGTAVTRFVLEVSPDGSVREVSSKVLERGDPGCSIGRRPVGLRGAAPVACSDALGQHFAVVAHLEAASINAFLRLREELELHGADVALRDAALKSAMEEVLHTDVSTRLARRFGGTPRPPEVEALPLRSLFEVALDNAVEGCVRETFGALVAHHQALHARDAEVRGAMVRIADDETRHAELSWAIDGWARERLTASELEALRAAQREAVEKLRAEVAAPLDEALVTEAGMPAPEVAASLVDTLAAQLWA, encoded by the coding sequence ATGACCCCGATGTCGCTGCGCCGACTCTTCTCCCGCGCCCTGCGCGCCTCGCTCGTAACGCCGCTGGTGCTCGCCGGGTGTGATGGGGACGACCTGGACCTGACGGGCTACTCCGCGCCCGCATGTGAGGATGGCTCCCTCGCGGTGAGCGGGTTGTCGCTCGCGACGCCGGTGGACGTCGTGCAGTTGCGCGGCATCGGGTCCAACCCCGGCTCGGCAGACCCTCATCGCGAGGCGGTGGTGAGCTCCTCGGGGACGCCGTGCGCGACGGCTTCCAACGTGCCGGCCTGCACGTCGGCCCTGGCCAGCCTCACCTCGGAGACGGGCTTCAATACGTCCTGCCTGGACGTGTGCTCCGCGTTCTACGTGGCGACGACGCGGGGTGACGAGGTGAAGGCCCACGCGTCCCTGGAGGCGCTCCGGGCCCTGTTGGGCACCATCGACACGACGCAGGAGGCGGCGCTGCTCGCCTTCGCCGAGGGCTATGACCTGTCCTGCCAGACGCTGGCGCGGGGGGCGGTGCGGGCGGAGCCCGACGGGCGCTTCAGCGTCATCGGCACCACGGGCTTCGCCTGCGGAGAGGGCACGGCGGTGACGCGCTTCGTGCTGGAGGTGTCGCCAGATGGTTCGGTGCGGGAGGTGAGCAGCAAGGTGCTCGAGCGGGGGGACCCGGGTTGCTCCATCGGCCGGCGGCCCGTGGGCCTGCGCGGCGCGGCCCCGGTGGCCTGCTCGGACGCGCTGGGGCAGCACTTCGCGGTGGTGGCGCACCTGGAGGCGGCCTCCATCAACGCCTTCCTGCGACTGCGCGAGGAGCTGGAGTTGCACGGCGCCGACGTCGCGCTGCGGGACGCGGCGCTGAAGAGCGCGATGGAAGAGGTGCTGCACACCGACGTCAGCACGCGGCTGGCCCGCCGCTTCGGTGGCACGCCCCGGCCGCCCGAGGTGGAGGCGCTGCCGCTGCGCTCGCTGTTCGAGGTGGCGCTGGACAACGCGGTGGAGGGCTGCGTGCGGGAGACGTTCGGCGCGCTGGTGGCGCATCACCAGGCCCTGCATGCGCGGGACGCGGAGGTGCGCGGCGCCATGGTGCGCATCGCGGACGACGAGACGCGGCACGCCGAGCTGTCCTGGGCCATTGACGGCTGGGCGCGGGAGCGGCTCACCGCGTCCGAGCTCGAAGCCCTGCGCGCCGCGCAGCGGGAGGCCGTGGAGAAGCTGCGCGCGGAGGTGGCCGCGCCGCTCGATGAGGCGCTCGTCACCGAGGCCGGCATGCCGGCGCCGGAAGTCGCCGCGTCCCTGGTGGACACGCTGGCCGCTCAGCTCTGGGCGTGA
- a CDS encoding crotonase/enoyl-CoA hydratase family protein produces the protein MSQTDPRITLEVRGHIAVIGINRPEKRNAFDVGMLRAFSEAMTQADRNPDVRCMVVYAVGDHFSAGLDLANVAPALAQGEGLAPKGSIDPWATQGEVRTKPLIVAVQGLCLTLSIELVLAADIAVASEDARFGQIEIKRGIFPFGGATIRFPQVAGWGNAMRWLLTGDEFDAREAHRIGLVQEVVERGRQLERALALAATVAKQAPLGVQATLASARQTLHEGPEAAAKSLLPRLLELVGSEDAAEGVQSFIERREARFTGR, from the coding sequence ATGAGCCAGACCGACCCCCGCATCACCCTGGAAGTGCGTGGCCACATCGCCGTCATCGGCATCAACCGTCCCGAGAAGCGCAACGCGTTCGACGTGGGCATGCTGCGCGCGTTCTCCGAGGCGATGACGCAGGCGGACCGCAACCCCGACGTGCGCTGCATGGTGGTCTACGCCGTCGGAGACCACTTCTCCGCCGGCCTGGACCTGGCCAACGTGGCGCCCGCGCTCGCCCAGGGTGAGGGGCTGGCTCCGAAGGGCTCCATCGACCCGTGGGCCACCCAGGGCGAGGTGCGCACCAAGCCGCTCATCGTCGCCGTCCAGGGGCTGTGCCTCACGCTCTCCATCGAGCTCGTCCTCGCCGCGGACATCGCCGTGGCCTCCGAGGACGCGCGCTTCGGACAGATTGAAATCAAGCGCGGCATCTTCCCCTTCGGTGGCGCGACGATTCGCTTCCCGCAGGTGGCCGGCTGGGGCAACGCCATGCGCTGGCTGCTCACCGGTGACGAGTTCGACGCGCGCGAGGCGCACCGCATCGGGCTCGTGCAGGAGGTGGTGGAGCGCGGCCGCCAGCTGGAGCGCGCGCTGGCCCTGGCGGCGACGGTGGCGAAGCAGGCGCCCCTCGGTGTGCAGGCCACGCTCGCCTCCGCACGGCAGACGCTCCACGAGGGCCCCGAGGCCGCCGCGAAGTCCCTGCTACCCAGGTTGCTCGAGCTGGTCGGCTCCGAGGACGCGGCCGAGGGCGTGCAGTCCTTCATCGAGCGCCGCGAGGCCCGCTTCACCGGGCGCTGA
- the yhbY gene encoding ribosome assembly RNA-binding protein YhbY, giving the protein MPLTGKQRRALRALGHHLEPVVIVGQSGVTDGVIAAVDQALNDHELIKVKINEGPETRQEAAAKMAESTHSELAQLLGRTVLLFKKRKEKSKFEKF; this is encoded by the coding sequence GTGCCGCTCACCGGGAAGCAACGTCGCGCCCTGCGCGCGCTAGGACACCACCTGGAGCCGGTGGTCATCGTCGGTCAATCCGGCGTCACCGACGGCGTCATCGCCGCGGTCGATCAGGCCCTGAATGACCACGAGCTCATCAAGGTGAAGATCAACGAAGGCCCGGAGACGCGGCAGGAGGCCGCGGCGAAGATGGCCGAGAGCACCCACTCCGAGCTGGCCCAGCTCCTCGGACGCACCGTGCTCCTCTTCAAGAAGCGCAAGGAGAAGTCGAAGTTCGAGAAGTTCTAG